From the genome of Winogradskyella forsetii, one region includes:
- a CDS encoding alpha/beta hydrolase produces MNKTIRLSKTKIIKITFLILVILGILLTHFFVPRLISEIRNPVVGLIKRNKNIDFDIAAKDNGKIKRKDLTISSFDGTKLSARLTFSSLDSTKATIILLHGIRSNKNTFFDLSTFLAENGFNSVALDSRAHGESEGQFCTFGVREKKDIQELIDYLAKNENLNHIGIWGQSLGGAIALQAMDYDKRIKFGIVESTFSNFKTIVNDYFDLHAGFSFSPFSNYLVNRTGSIAEFDVNDAQPIKYCESIDQPILMVHGNADERIHIKYGKANFSKLKSVDKEFIEIDAANHSNVWKVGGDAYFERILVFLNEQQNKNLNNDINSIVPHE; encoded by the coding sequence ATGAATAAAACAATTAGATTGTCCAAAACCAAAATCATAAAAATTACTTTTCTAATTTTAGTGATTTTAGGCATACTCCTTACACATTTTTTTGTTCCAAGACTCATTTCGGAAATACGAAATCCGGTGGTTGGCCTCATAAAAAGAAATAAAAATATTGATTTCGATATTGCCGCAAAGGATAATGGAAAAATTAAAAGAAAAGACCTTACGATTAGTTCATTTGATGGTACTAAACTATCCGCCAGATTAACGTTTTCAAGTTTAGATTCAACCAAAGCCACTATTATACTGCTTCATGGTATTCGCTCTAACAAGAATACATTTTTCGATTTAAGCACGTTTCTAGCTGAAAACGGATTCAATTCAGTAGCCTTAGACTCAAGAGCACATGGTGAAAGTGAAGGACAATTCTGTACGTTTGGCGTCCGTGAAAAGAAGGATATTCAAGAACTCATTGATTATTTAGCTAAAAACGAAAACTTAAATCATATTGGTATTTGGGGACAATCTTTAGGTGGAGCCATTGCTTTGCAAGCTATGGATTATGACAAAAGAATTAAATTCGGCATCGTTGAAAGCACCTTTTCAAACTTCAAGACCATTGTAAATGATTATTTCGATTTACATGCTGGCTTTAGCTTCTCCCCTTTTTCAAATTACTTGGTGAATAGAACAGGAAGTATCGCAGAATTTGATGTAAACGATGCTCAACCCATCAAATATTGTGAAAGTATAGATCAACCTATTCTCATGGTTCATGGCAATGCGGACGAACGCATCCATATCAAATACGGAAAAGCTAATTTTTCAAAATTAAAAAGTGTTGATAAAGAATTTATAGAAATAGATGCCGCTAATCATTCCAACGTATGGAAAGTCGGCGGAGACGCTTATTTCGAAAGGATTTTAGTATTTTTAAACGAACAACAAAACAAAAACCTCAATAACGATATAAATTCTATTGTACCACATGAGTGA
- a CDS encoding SDR family oxidoreductase — MNHTKKMLRDDALKGKTIVVTGGGSGLGKAMTRYFLELGADVAITSRDLDKLKNTAKELETETRQTVGQAGGTCLPVQCDVREYHQVEAMRKAVIERFGKVDILLNNAAGNFISPTERLSPRAFDVIIDIVLKGTKNCMLAFGKHWIDTKQTNTNVLSIVTTYAWTGSGYVVPSAAAKAGVLAMTRSLAVEWAKYGMRFNAIAPGPFPTKGAWDRLMPGDLQEKFDMAKKVPLNRVGEHQELANLAAYLVSDFSAYMNGEVVTIDGGEWLKGAGEFNMLSDVSEDQWDDLEKMIRAKKNK, encoded by the coding sequence ATGAACCATACAAAAAAAATGCTTAGAGACGACGCCCTCAAAGGAAAAACAATTGTAGTCACTGGTGGCGGAAGCGGCTTAGGAAAGGCTATGACCCGATATTTCTTAGAACTCGGCGCTGACGTTGCGATTACCTCTCGCGATTTAGATAAACTAAAAAACACCGCAAAGGAATTGGAAACCGAAACCCGCCAGACGGTCGGGCAAGCTGGTGGCACATGTTTACCTGTACAATGTGATGTACGAGAATACCATCAAGTTGAGGCTATGCGAAAGGCGGTTATTGAAAGATTCGGTAAAGTAGATATTTTATTGAATAATGCAGCCGGTAATTTTATTTCACCAACAGAACGCTTGTCGCCACGAGCGTTTGATGTTATTATAGATATTGTCTTAAAAGGCACCAAAAACTGTATGTTGGCTTTTGGTAAGCATTGGATAGACACTAAGCAAACCAACACCAATGTACTGAGTATTGTAACCACTTACGCCTGGACAGGCTCTGGGTACGTTGTGCCAAGTGCCGCAGCCAAAGCAGGCGTTTTGGCGATGACCAGAAGTCTCGCTGTGGAATGGGCAAAGTATGGTATGCGTTTCAATGCTATTGCACCAGGACCATTTCCTACCAAAGGCGCTTGGGACCGTTTGATGCCAGGCGATCTTCAGGAAAAATTTGACATGGCAAAAAAAGTACCCTTAAATCGAGTTGGCGAGCATCAAGAATTAGCCAATTTAGCGGCTTATTTGGTTTCTGACTTTTCTGCTTATATGAACGGTGAAGTGGTTACCATAGATGGCGGCGAATGGCTAAAAGGCGCAGGAGAATTCAATATGCTATCTGATGTTAGTGAAGATCAATGGGATGATTTGGAAAAAATGATTCGTGCTAAAAAGAATAAATGA
- the scpA gene encoding methylmalonyl-CoA mutase produces the protein MSRKNLQHLTLKHEARNSKHEEKNNFLTAENIAVKSTYSKKDIEDLEHLNFVAGIAPNLRGPYSTMYVRRPWTIRQYAGFSTATESNAFYRRNLAAGQKGLSVAFDLATHRGYDSDHERVVGDVGKAGVAIDSVEDMKILFDQIPLDKMSVSMTMNGAVLPIMAFYIVAAEEQGVKPELLAGTIQNDILKEFMVRNTYIYPPTPSMKIISDIFEYTSQNMPKFNSISISGYHMQEAGATCDIELAYTLADGLEYIRKGLDAGMDIDTFAPRLSFFWAIGMNHFMEIAKMRAARMLWAKLVKQFNPKNPKSLALRTHCQTSGWSLTEQDPFNNVARTCIEASAATFGGTQSLHTNALDEAIALPTDFSARIARNTQIYLQEETQITKTVDPWAGSYYVEKLTDDIVKEAWKLTQEVEGLGGMTKAIEAGIPKLRIEEAAARKQARIDSGQDIIVGVNKYRLEQEDPISTLEVDNQTVRLQQIERLEQIKASRDNDAVTKALSKLTKAAKTSEDNLLALAVDAARKRATLGEISDALEVEFGRYKAQIKSFSGVYSKEIKDDKSFQKARELADQFAEQDGRRPRIMIAKMGQDGHDRGAKVVATGYADVGFDVDIGPLFQTPKEAAKQAVENDVHILGVSSLAAGHKTLVPQVIEELKEYGRDDIMVIVGGVIPKQDYQYLFDAGAVAVFGPGTKISDAAIQILEILIDE, from the coding sequence ATGAGCAGAAAAAACCTTCAACACCTAACCTTAAAGCATGAAGCTCGAAACTCCAAGCACGAAGAAAAGAACAACTTTCTGACCGCTGAAAATATCGCAGTCAAATCCACCTACTCAAAAAAAGATATTGAAGATTTAGAGCACCTCAATTTCGTTGCAGGTATTGCACCAAATCTTCGTGGCCCATATTCCACCATGTATGTTCGCCGACCATGGACTATAAGACAATATGCTGGTTTTTCAACGGCTACAGAAAGTAATGCATTTTACAGACGAAACCTTGCTGCTGGACAAAAAGGATTATCCGTAGCTTTCGATTTGGCAACACACAGAGGCTACGATTCCGATCACGAACGCGTGGTTGGCGATGTTGGCAAAGCAGGTGTCGCTATTGATTCGGTTGAGGACATGAAAATTCTCTTCGATCAGATCCCACTAGATAAAATGTCGGTTTCCATGACCATGAATGGTGCAGTACTACCAATTATGGCCTTTTATATTGTCGCTGCCGAAGAACAAGGTGTAAAACCAGAACTGCTCGCAGGAACCATTCAAAATGATATTTTAAAAGAATTCATGGTGCGAAACACCTATATCTATCCACCAACACCTTCCATGAAAATCATCTCAGATATTTTTGAATACACGAGCCAAAACATGCCCAAATTCAACAGTATCAGTATTTCTGGCTATCACATGCAAGAAGCTGGCGCCACCTGTGATATAGAATTAGCTTATACTTTAGCGGATGGTTTAGAATACATAAGAAAAGGCTTAGATGCCGGTATGGATATTGACACCTTCGCTCCTCGCCTATCGTTCTTTTGGGCCATTGGCATGAATCATTTTATGGAAATCGCAAAAATGCGCGCTGCACGTATGCTTTGGGCAAAACTGGTAAAACAATTCAACCCAAAGAATCCAAAATCTTTGGCCTTAAGAACGCATTGCCAAACGTCTGGCTGGAGTTTAACTGAGCAAGACCCTTTTAATAATGTCGCCAGAACATGTATAGAAGCCTCAGCAGCCACTTTTGGTGGCACCCAAAGCTTACACACTAATGCTTTGGACGAAGCGATCGCTTTACCAACAGACTTTTCAGCACGTATTGCGAGAAACACACAGATCTATCTTCAAGAAGAAACGCAGATCACAAAAACCGTTGACCCTTGGGCCGGAAGCTACTATGTCGAAAAATTAACAGATGATATTGTTAAAGAAGCCTGGAAACTTACCCAAGAAGTTGAAGGATTAGGTGGAATGACTAAGGCCATTGAAGCCGGAATCCCTAAATTACGAATCGAAGAAGCTGCAGCACGAAAGCAAGCACGTATAGATTCAGGGCAAGATATTATTGTTGGCGTGAACAAATATCGATTAGAACAAGAAGATCCTATTTCCACACTTGAAGTCGATAACCAAACCGTTCGTTTACAACAAATTGAACGATTGGAGCAAATTAAAGCTAGTCGTGATAATGATGCGGTAACTAAAGCACTATCTAAATTAACGAAAGCAGCAAAGACAAGTGAGGATAATTTATTAGCTTTAGCGGTAGATGCCGCAAGAAAACGAGCGACTTTAGGTGAAATTAGCGATGCTCTAGAGGTAGAATTCGGGCGTTACAAGGCACAAATTAAATCATTTTCAGGCGTGTACAGTAAAGAAATAAAAGACGATAAAAGTTTTCAGAAAGCAAGGGAACTGGCCGACCAGTTTGCAGAACAAGATGGTCGCAGACCTCGAATTATGATTGCCAAAATGGGACAAGATGGTCATGATAGAGGCGCTAAAGTAGTCGCTACAGGTTATGCTGATGTAGGCTTTGATGTGGATATTGGACCATTGTTTCAAACACCTAAAGAAGCAGCAAAGCAAGCCGTTGAGAATGATGTTCATATTTTAGGCGTATCTTCTTTAGCAGCAGGACATAAAACATTGGTTCCGCAAGTGATTGAAGAACTAAAAGAGTATGGCAGAGATGATATTATGGTCATTGTTGGAGGCGTCATTCCAAAACAAGATTACCAATATTTATTTGATGCTGGTGCTGTGGCCGTTTTTGGACCAGGCACAAAGATTAGCGATGCGGCTATTCAGATTTTAGAAATTTTGATTGATGAATAA
- a CDS encoding site-specific integrase — protein MQSQTTFTLSFWVNATRIKNNQVSVFGRITVNGKRANISLQRKVILSEWDSNKGRARGNKQESRLLNRYLDQVKNRIYEAHDELVKEKTFICAQSIKARFLGEDNEEYSLLTLVDYHNTQMSESLSYGTLKNYFTTQKYIKLFLTKKKIQDIYLSQITFRFLVDFEKFLRLYVPEDHQKKMENNTVMKHIQRLRKMVTLAYKMEWIDKDPFIKFKPTYIKNEREFLSEDELQTIIEKEFEIERLELVKDLFVFSCYTGLSYIDVMNLNEDNIAIGIDGGRWIITNRQKTHNKVKIPILPIAEELIKKYNGHIKTKKTKTLFPNISNQKLNSYLKEIADICSIKKNLTFHIARHTFATTITLSNGVPIETVSKLLGHTKIATTQIYAKVIERKVSDDITALKNVLSSKQKNKTEVNRNVN, from the coding sequence ATGCAATCACAAACCACCTTTACCCTGTCATTTTGGGTTAATGCTACACGCATAAAAAACAATCAAGTTTCAGTTTTTGGTAGAATTACTGTAAACGGTAAGCGTGCAAATATCAGTTTACAAAGAAAAGTAATCCTATCTGAATGGGATTCCAACAAAGGTAGAGCGCGTGGAAATAAGCAAGAATCTCGATTACTCAACAGATATTTAGACCAGGTCAAAAATAGAATTTACGAAGCTCACGACGAACTTGTAAAAGAAAAGACCTTTATCTGTGCTCAATCTATTAAAGCAAGGTTTTTGGGAGAAGATAACGAAGAATATTCTTTACTAACATTGGTCGATTACCACAACACCCAAATGAGCGAATCTTTAAGTTATGGTACTTTAAAGAATTACTTCACAACTCAAAAGTATATCAAACTGTTTCTGACCAAAAAGAAAATACAAGATATCTATTTATCTCAAATCACATTTCGGTTTTTAGTTGACTTTGAAAAATTCCTTCGTTTATATGTTCCAGAGGACCATCAAAAGAAAATGGAAAACAACACGGTGATGAAGCATATTCAAAGACTTCGTAAAATGGTAACATTGGCCTATAAGATGGAATGGATAGATAAAGATCCTTTTATAAAATTCAAACCAACGTACATCAAGAATGAACGTGAGTTTTTAAGTGAAGATGAACTGCAAACCATTATCGAAAAAGAATTTGAGATTGAAAGATTGGAACTCGTAAAAGATTTATTTGTGTTTAGTTGTTATACAGGCTTATCATATATAGATGTCATGAACCTTAACGAAGATAATATCGCTATTGGTATTGATGGTGGTAGATGGATAATCACTAACAGACAAAAAACACACAATAAAGTAAAAATACCAATATTACCTATAGCTGAAGAATTAATTAAAAAGTATAACGGTCACATCAAAACCAAGAAAACTAAAACTTTGTTTCCTAATATTTCAAATCAAAAGCTAAATTCATATTTAAAAGAGATTGCAGATATCTGCAGTATAAAAAAAAATCTAACATTTCATATAGCAAGACATACATTCGCAACAACAATAACTTTAAGTAACGGTGTCCCAATAGAAACCGTTTCTAAACTGCTAGGTCATACTAAAATTGCTACAACACAGATCTATGCAAAAGTTATCGAGAGAAAAGTAAGTGATGATATTACAGCTCTTAAAAATGTTCTTTCTTCCAAACAGAAGAATAAAACGGAGGTAAATAGAAATGTTAATTAA
- a CDS encoding ParA family protein: protein MGKIIAIANQKGGVGKTTTSVNLAASLGVLEKKVLLIDADPQANASSGLGIDVDTVEIGSYQLIEHSAKAKDAIVSSNAPNVDVIPAHIDLVAIEIELVDKESREYMLKKAIEDLKSDYDYILIDCAPSLGLLTLNALTAADSVIIPIQCEYFALEGLGKLLNTIKSVQKIHNEALDIEGMLLTMFDSRLRLSNQVVEEVQKHFSDMVFDTIIQRNVRLGEAPSYGESIINYDVSSKGAANYLSLAKELIKKNEL, encoded by the coding sequence ATGGGTAAAATCATTGCCATAGCAAATCAAAAAGGAGGTGTTGGTAAAACAACAACCTCAGTAAACTTAGCGGCTTCCCTAGGAGTTTTAGAGAAGAAAGTCCTATTAATAGATGCAGATCCACAAGCTAATGCCAGTTCTGGTTTGGGTATCGATGTCGATACGGTTGAGATAGGTTCTTATCAACTCATAGAGCATTCTGCCAAAGCAAAAGATGCCATAGTATCCTCTAACGCACCGAATGTGGATGTTATTCCTGCTCATATCGATCTTGTCGCTATTGAAATTGAATTGGTAGATAAGGAGTCACGTGAGTATATGCTTAAAAAGGCGATTGAAGATTTAAAGTCAGATTACGACTATATCTTAATAGATTGTGCGCCATCTTTGGGCTTATTAACCTTGAATGCTCTAACCGCTGCAGACTCCGTAATAATTCCTATTCAATGTGAATATTTTGCACTTGAAGGTTTAGGCAAACTGTTAAATACTATTAAAAGTGTACAGAAAATACATAATGAAGCGTTAGATATCGAAGGCATGCTTTTAACGATGTTCGATTCGCGTTTACGTTTATCCAATCAGGTCGTAGAAGAAGTACAAAAACACTTCAGCGATATGGTTTTTGATACTATTATTCAGCGGAATGTACGTTTGGGCGAAGCACCAAGTTATGGCGAGAGCATTATCAATTATGATGTAAGTAGTAAAGGCGCAGCCAATTACCTTAGCTTGGCAAAAGAGCTGATTAAGAAAAATGAATTATAA
- a CDS encoding c-type cytochrome → MSKIIIVGIMALMFLSCNSNTKKSNLSAQNDTISKQDQSKLEASIIRGKNVYDDMCVTCHMPNGKGVPKAFPPLAGSDYLRENQTQSIKAVKYGMSGEILVNGITYNSTMSPLGLSDEEVADVMNYINNSWGNTIENFVTVEKVSEL, encoded by the coding sequence ATGAGCAAAATAATTATTGTAGGCATAATGGCATTAATGTTCCTTTCATGCAATTCAAATACTAAGAAATCCAATCTCAGCGCTCAAAATGACACTATCTCCAAACAAGATCAATCGAAACTTGAAGCCAGTATAATCAGAGGTAAAAACGTTTACGACGACATGTGTGTGACCTGCCATATGCCAAACGGCAAAGGCGTACCGAAAGCATTTCCACCATTAGCAGGTTCAGATTATTTAAGGGAAAATCAAACCCAAAGCATCAAAGCCGTAAAATACGGCATGTCTGGAGAAATCTTAGTCAATGGCATTACTTACAATAGTACAATGTCGCCTTTAGGACTTTCAGATGAGGAAGTCGCCGATGTTATGAATTACATTAACAATAGCTGGGGAAATACTATTGAGAACTTTGTTACGGTTGAGAAAGTTTCCGAGTTATAA
- a CDS encoding FtsB family cell division protein — protein sequence MEFFNSKYIKPFKNIYAIVIVVFVVWMLFFDAHSWLFHHELNTDIEELEYQKEHYKNEMAKDNKAIKELSTDEGIERTARENYYMKKANEDIYIIEYEDSIVKQKEDE from the coding sequence ATGGAATTCTTCAATTCTAAATATATCAAACCGTTTAAAAACATCTATGCCATTGTAATAGTGGTCTTTGTAGTTTGGATGCTGTTTTTTGACGCGCATTCCTGGTTGTTTCATCATGAATTGAATACCGACATTGAAGAATTGGAATACCAAAAAGAACACTACAAAAACGAAATGGCAAAAGACAACAAAGCCATTAAGGAGTTGAGCACAGACGAAGGCATTGAGCGTACAGCACGTGAAAACTACTATATGAAAAAGGCCAACGAAGATATCTATATCATTGAATACGAAGACAGCATAGTGAAACAAAAAGAAGATGAGTAA
- a CDS encoding ParB/RepB/Spo0J family partition protein, giving the protein MAKATKKQALGRGLSALLKDPENDINSAEDKNADKVVGNIVELDIDSIEVNPFQPRTNFNEESLRELASSIRELGVIQPITVRKLAFNNYQLVSGERRFRASKLIGLQAIPAYIRIANDQESLEMALVENIQRQDLDPIEIALSYQRLIDEISLTQEQMSERVGKKRSTIANYLRLLKLDPIIQTGMRDGFISMGHGRAMVNIEDQVDQLEVYEKIITNKLSVRATEQLVKNLNSDIPTKPEAVKAEIPKYIKKGVKDFSEYFGHKIDVKIANNGSGKITIPFHSEEDFNRIKKLVQRDNK; this is encoded by the coding sequence ATGGCGAAGGCAACAAAAAAACAAGCATTAGGTAGAGGACTTTCGGCCTTGTTGAAAGATCCTGAAAACGATATCAATTCCGCAGAAGATAAAAATGCAGATAAGGTCGTTGGAAATATTGTGGAACTCGATATTGATAGTATCGAGGTTAACCCTTTTCAACCTAGAACCAACTTTAATGAAGAATCTTTAAGAGAACTCGCTTCTTCCATTCGCGAGCTTGGCGTTATTCAACCTATAACGGTTAGAAAATTAGCTTTCAACAACTACCAATTAGTGTCTGGTGAGCGTCGTTTTAGAGCTTCAAAATTAATAGGCTTACAAGCGATTCCAGCGTATATCAGAATCGCTAATGACCAAGAATCTTTGGAAATGGCCTTGGTTGAAAACATTCAACGCCAAGATTTAGATCCTATAGAAATTGCATTGTCTTATCAACGTTTAATTGACGAAATTAGCCTCACACAAGAACAAATGAGCGAACGTGTGGGTAAAAAACGATCTACAATTGCTAATTATTTGCGTTTATTAAAGTTAGATCCCATCATCCAAACCGGAATGCGTGATGGTTTTATAAGTATGGGCCACGGAAGAGCCATGGTTAATATTGAAGATCAGGTCGATCAGCTTGAGGTTTATGAAAAAATCATTACTAATAAGTTATCCGTAAGAGCGACTGAGCAATTGGTAAAGAATTTGAATTCGGATATTCCTACAAAACCAGAAGCTGTTAAAGCTGAAATCCCTAAATACATAAAAAAAGGCGTTAAAGACTTTTCAGAATACTTTGGCCACAAAATAGATGTTAAAATAGCGAACAATGGCAGTGGAAAAATCACGATACCATTTCATTCGGAAGAAGATTTTAACCGTATTAAAAAATTAGTACAGCGTGATAACAAATAA
- the tnpA gene encoding IS200/IS605 family transposase: MANTYTQLYFHIVFAVKGRDNHIATKWKDELYKYITGIISNKEQKLMIINGMPNHVHLLIGTKPTCTLSDLIRDIKANSSKWINDKQLINCKFEWQSGFGAFTVSQSQVPKIVNYIKNQEEQHQSKSFKEEYIGFLNAYDIDFNSAYIFNDD; the protein is encoded by the coding sequence ATGGCTAACACCTACACACAACTCTATTTTCATATTGTATTTGCTGTAAAAGGCAGAGATAATCATATTGCCACGAAGTGGAAAGATGAGTTGTACAAATATATTACGGGTATAATCTCGAACAAAGAGCAAAAATTAATGATTATTAACGGAATGCCAAATCATGTGCATCTATTAATTGGCACCAAACCAACCTGTACTCTCTCTGATTTAATTAGGGATATTAAAGCCAATTCATCTAAGTGGATTAATGATAAACAATTGATAAATTGTAAATTTGAATGGCAAAGTGGTTTTGGAGCATTTACTGTTAGTCAATCTCAGGTTCCAAAAATTGTTAACTATATAAAAAATCAAGAAGAACAACATCAATCTAAATCATTTAAAGAAGAATATATTGGCTTTCTAAATGCTTATGATATTGACTTTAATTCTGCTTATATTTTTAATGATGATTAA
- a CDS encoding methylmalonyl-CoA mutase subunit beta yields MSKSLFKDFAPVTSKAWKQKIQVDLKGADYNDTLIWKTNEGIDVKPFYHADDFETLPEVSKSKATDWEIAQSISVASAKDANLKALNALERGAENIIFHIEDENVSVEDLFENLDFDNVSIDIQCDFISETFVENLQAVMLSAVKTARPQKSKIHIHTDIIGNLAKTGNWFNNLKDDHGKFEAIVKSTHQMSVDLSLYQNAGASIVQQLAYGLAHVNEYLNHYLNNEIANEAKQSLLITFNIATGSNYFFEIAKIRALRLLWTTLASEYEINPNCRIIATPSKRNKTIYDYNVNMLRTTTECMSAILGGADVVCNLPYDAIFHNTNEFGERISRNQLLVLKHESYFDKVNNPADGAYYIESLTEQLTEKALDLFKDIESNGGFLSQLKEGTIQRKIKECAAKEQADFDAEKLVLLGTNKHPNLADKMKNDLEISPFLKIEKRKTLIEPIIEKRLSENLEINRLRNE; encoded by the coding sequence ATGAGTAAATCCTTATTTAAAGATTTTGCACCCGTTACTTCAAAAGCGTGGAAACAGAAAATACAAGTGGATCTCAAAGGTGCCGACTATAACGACACCTTAATCTGGAAAACCAACGAAGGCATTGATGTCAAACCATTTTATCATGCGGATGACTTTGAAACTTTACCAGAAGTTTCAAAAAGTAAAGCCACCGACTGGGAAATTGCCCAATCCATTTCAGTCGCCAGTGCAAAAGACGCCAATTTAAAAGCTCTTAATGCTTTAGAACGTGGCGCAGAAAACATAATATTCCATATTGAAGATGAAAACGTTTCGGTTGAAGATTTGTTTGAAAATTTAGATTTTGACAACGTAAGTATCGATATTCAATGTGATTTTATTTCTGAAACCTTTGTTGAAAATTTACAAGCTGTTATGTTGAGTGCAGTCAAAACAGCTCGTCCTCAAAAATCAAAAATACATATCCACACAGACATCATTGGCAACCTAGCCAAAACTGGCAACTGGTTCAATAATCTAAAAGATGATCACGGTAAGTTTGAAGCGATAGTAAAATCAACGCATCAAATGAGTGTTGATTTAAGTTTATACCAAAATGCAGGCGCAAGCATAGTACAACAATTAGCTTACGGTTTGGCGCATGTCAATGAATATTTAAATCATTATTTGAATAACGAAATTGCTAACGAAGCGAAGCAATCACTTCTAATCACATTCAATATCGCCACAGGCTCGAACTATTTCTTCGAAATTGCCAAGATTAGAGCCTTACGCTTATTATGGACAACATTGGCATCGGAATATGAGATCAATCCAAATTGTAGAATCATTGCCACACCAAGTAAACGCAATAAAACGATATATGACTATAACGTCAACATGCTACGCACCACGACGGAATGCATGAGTGCTATTCTTGGCGGAGCAGACGTCGTATGCAATTTACCTTATGACGCCATATTCCATAACACCAACGAATTTGGAGAACGCATCTCAAGAAATCAACTGTTGGTTTTAAAGCATGAAAGTTATTTTGACAAAGTCAATAATCCAGCAGATGGTGCTTATTATATTGAAAGTTTAACTGAACAATTAACCGAAAAAGCACTCGATCTTTTTAAAGATATAGAATCGAATGGCGGCTTTTTAAGTCAACTAAAAGAAGGCACTATCCAAAGAAAAATTAAAGAATGTGCCGCCAAAGAACAAGCCGATTTTGATGCTGAAAAATTAGTGCTTTTAGGAACAAATAAACATCCTAATTTGGCTGATAAAATGAAAAACGACTTAGAAATCAGTCCATTTTTAAAAATTGAAAAACGGAAAACCTTAATTGAACCAATAATAGAGAAAAGATTGTCTGAAAATTTGGAAATCAATAGATTAAGAAACGAATAA
- the udk gene encoding uridine kinase, translating into MLIIGIAGGTGCGKTTVVNTILQELPEGQVGVLSQDSYYKDTSHLSFEERVKINFDHPRSIDFELLEQHLKDLKEGKSINQPVYSFVKHNRTGDIIVTKPRKVMIVEGILILSHPEIRELFDIKIFVHADSDERLIRRLKRDITERGRDINEVLQRYQSTLKPMHQQFIEPMKEYADIIIPNNKYNTVAVDIVKTIINEKL; encoded by the coding sequence ATGCTTATTATAGGAATAGCTGGTGGTACAGGCTGCGGAAAAACAACAGTGGTCAACACCATTTTACAGGAGTTACCCGAAGGACAAGTTGGAGTCCTCTCCCAAGACTCGTACTATAAGGATACATCACATTTAAGCTTTGAAGAACGTGTGAAAATAAATTTCGACCACCCAAGGTCCATCGATTTTGAATTATTAGAACAACACCTTAAAGATTTAAAAGAGGGCAAATCCATTAATCAACCGGTTTATTCATTTGTAAAACACAACCGAACAGGTGATATCATAGTCACCAAACCAAGAAAGGTAATGATTGTAGAAGGCATCCTTATCCTTTCCCATCCAGAAATCCGCGAGCTTTTCGATATTAAAATATTCGTTCATGCCGACTCTGACGAGCGACTAATTCGTCGTTTAAAACGCGATATTACAGAGCGAGGTAGAGACATCAATGAGGTGTTGCAACGCTATCAAAGCACCTTAAAACCAATGCACCAACAGTTTATTGAACCGATGAAAGAATATGCGGATATCATAATTCCGAACAACAAATACAACACTGTTGCCGTAGATATCGTTAAAACTATAATCAACGAAAAACTATAA